A region of Pseudomonas marginalis DNA encodes the following proteins:
- a CDS encoding HAD-IA family hydrolase has product MSIRGSAVFTRPYRAFLFDMDGTLLNSIAAAERVWSIWAERHGLEVATFLATIHGARAIDTITRQALPGVDPEVEAQWITEAEINDVQGVVAIAGAVEFLNRLPGDQWALVTSAPRELALRRLQAAGITPPAVLVTAEDVAIGKPNPACYVLGAQRLGVSTQDCLVFEDATVGIRAGEAAGADVMVVTSTHLKPMATEHPSIDGYEQLQVQRSADGLLYLARATG; this is encoded by the coding sequence GTGTCCATCCGAGGTTCAGCCGTATTTACCCGCCCTTACCGCGCCTTTCTGTTCGATATGGATGGGACTCTGCTCAATTCGATTGCCGCCGCCGAGCGGGTATGGAGCATCTGGGCTGAACGCCATGGGCTGGAGGTGGCGACGTTCCTGGCCACCATCCATGGCGCCCGGGCGATCGACACCATCACGCGCCAGGCCTTGCCCGGCGTCGACCCGGAGGTTGAAGCGCAGTGGATTACCGAGGCTGAAATCAATGATGTGCAAGGTGTCGTTGCGATTGCCGGTGCCGTCGAGTTTCTGAACCGCTTGCCCGGCGATCAGTGGGCGCTGGTCACCTCTGCACCCAGGGAACTGGCGTTGCGTCGACTGCAAGCGGCAGGTATTACACCGCCAGCGGTGCTGGTCACGGCTGAAGACGTGGCTATCGGCAAGCCGAACCCTGCCTGTTATGTGCTCGGTGCGCAGCGCCTGGGGGTGTCGACGCAGGATTGCCTGGTGTTTGAGGATGCGACGGTGGGGATCCGTGCAGGGGAGGCGGCTGGCGCGGATGTGATGGTCGTGACCTCGACGCACCTCAAGCCCATGGCGACGGAGCATCCTTCGATCGATGGGTATGAACAGCTGCAGGTGCAACGCAGCGCTGATGGCTTGCTGTACTTGGCGCGCGCGACGGGCTGA
- a CDS encoding anti-virulence regulator CigR family protein has translation MIKCPKFVSVALSLVLFAAGGMALADPGNGKGQGNDKGNGHGGQGYDKPKGKGAAGSRGPSVDRGSVLNVLGGYRDYWSPGPALPPGIQKNLARGKPLPPGIAKKLDGRLLGRLPHYDGYEWQQAGTDLILVAIATGIIYEVLNGALD, from the coding sequence ATGATCAAGTGCCCGAAATTCGTGTCTGTTGCGCTTTCGCTTGTGTTGTTTGCCGCTGGCGGTATGGCCCTGGCTGATCCAGGCAATGGCAAGGGGCAAGGCAACGATAAAGGCAATGGTCACGGCGGACAGGGGTATGACAAGCCCAAGGGCAAGGGTGCAGCAGGCAGTCGCGGCCCCAGTGTAGACCGTGGCAGCGTGCTGAATGTGTTGGGCGGTTATCGCGACTACTGGAGCCCGGGGCCCGCCTTGCCGCCTGGCATCCAGAAGAACCTGGCCCGCGGCAAGCCGCTGCCGCCGGGCATTGCCAAGAAACTGGACGGGCGTTTGTTGGGCCGCTTGCCCCATTACGATGGGTACGAGTGGCAGCAGGCGGGCACCGACTTGATACTGGTGGCCATCGCGACGGGCATCATCTACGAAGTCCTCAATGGCGCCCTCGATTGA
- the pcp gene encoding pyroglutamyl-peptidase I → MRTVLLTGFEPFDQDLVNPSWEAVRQLDGVQLDDDVRIVARRLPCAFATAGECLLQLISELRPAMVIATGLAPGRSEISIERVAINVNDARIPDNLGEQPIDTAVVVGGPAAYFSTLPIKAMARAVREAGIAVSVSQTAGTFVCNQVFYRLQHELAGTGVRSGFIHVPNQLGAGLVDGLRTAVSTAWNTPVDVLEVGGQVS, encoded by the coding sequence ATGCGAACTGTATTGCTGACGGGGTTCGAGCCCTTTGATCAAGACCTGGTGAATCCTTCCTGGGAAGCGGTGCGCCAGTTGGATGGCGTGCAACTCGACGATGATGTGCGCATTGTTGCGCGCCGATTGCCCTGTGCGTTTGCCACGGCGGGTGAATGCCTGCTCCAACTGATCAGTGAACTGCGTCCGGCGATGGTCATCGCCACTGGGTTGGCCCCCGGGCGCAGCGAAATATCCATCGAGCGGGTGGCGATCAACGTCAACGATGCACGCATCCCCGATAATCTGGGGGAGCAGCCCATCGACACGGCGGTGGTGGTCGGCGGCCCGGCGGCGTACTTTTCGACGCTGCCGATCAAGGCCATGGCCAGGGCGGTGCGCGAGGCAGGGATTGCGGTGTCGGTATCGCAGACGGCGGGCACATTCGTGTGCAACCAGGTGTTCTACCGCTTGCAGCACGAACTCGCGGGCACCGGTGTACGCAGTGGTTTTATCCACGTGCCGAACCAGCTGGGAGCGGGCCTGGTCGATGGGCTGCGCACCGCGGTGTCGACGGCGTGGAATACCCCGGTGGATGTGCTGGAAGTGGGCGGTCAGGTGAGTTGA
- a CDS encoding DUF979 domain-containing protein — MIISIQYLYWLAGVLLLITAGMILLDRTHPKRWSSALFWLLFAIPFLVGERLPSVVVGAGVVVMALIAGLGGVGRGTHAELHDKASRASAGRLGHKLFIPALAIPLTTVIGSVLLKHTQIGGVPLLDPKNTTFVSLGIGCLIALGLACWLTRDTPVQALRESRRLTEALGWAMVLPQMLAMLGLLFNEAGVGTAVAHVTTTYINLDFKLVAVMVYVLGMALFTVIMGNGFAAFPVMTGGVGVPVLVGIYGGNPAVMAAIGMFSGYCGTLMTPMAANFNIVPAALLELPDKNAVIKAQLPTALMMLVVNIVLLYVLM, encoded by the coding sequence ATGATCATCTCTATCCAATACCTGTACTGGCTCGCCGGGGTCCTGCTGCTGATCACCGCCGGCATGATCCTGTTGGATCGAACCCATCCCAAGCGCTGGTCCAGCGCACTGTTCTGGCTGCTGTTCGCCATCCCGTTCCTGGTGGGGGAGCGCCTGCCCTCGGTGGTGGTCGGTGCGGGAGTGGTGGTGATGGCGCTGATCGCCGGCCTGGGCGGCGTCGGCCGTGGCACCCATGCTGAGTTGCATGACAAGGCTTCGCGCGCCAGTGCCGGCCGCCTCGGGCACAAGCTGTTTATCCCGGCGCTGGCGATCCCCCTGACCACCGTGATCGGTTCGGTCTTGCTCAAGCACACCCAGATTGGCGGGGTACCGCTGCTGGATCCGAAAAACACCACCTTCGTGTCCCTCGGCATCGGCTGCCTGATCGCCCTCGGCCTGGCGTGCTGGCTGACCCGTGATACCCCGGTGCAAGCCTTGCGCGAATCCCGGCGACTCACCGAGGCCCTGGGCTGGGCCATGGTGCTGCCGCAGATGCTGGCGATGCTTGGCCTGCTGTTCAATGAAGCCGGTGTCGGCACGGCTGTCGCCCATGTCACCACCACCTACATCAACCTGGATTTCAAGTTGGTGGCGGTCATGGTGTACGTGTTGGGCATGGCGCTGTTTACGGTGATCATGGGCAATGGCTTCGCGGCGTTCCCGGTGATGACCGGGGGCGTCGGCGTGCCGGTGCTGGTGGGTATCTACGGCGGTAACCCGGCGGTGATGGCCGCCATCGGTATGTTCTCCGGCTACTGCGGTACGCTGATGACGCCGATGGCGGCCAACTTCAATATCGTGCCGGCGGCGTTGCTGGAGTTGCCGGACAAGAACGCGGTGATCAAGGCGCAACTGCCGACCGCGTTGATGATGCTGGTGGTCAATATTGTCCTGCTTTATGTGTTGATGTGA
- a CDS encoding DUF969 domain-containing protein: protein MQTVVNLWPLIGVLVIVVGFVLRFNPLLVVTAAAIATGLAAHFPLEKILATMGDGFLQTRALQLILLLPLAVIGLLERHGLRLHAQNWIARFERATVGRLLIIYLFVRESTAAMGLTSLGGHPQMVRPLLAPMAEGAAEKRYGKLPDKLRHKVLAMCAATDNVGLFFGEDIFVAFGAIALMHTFLLGSGIDVEPLHIAVWGIPTAICAFIIHALRLHRFDRRLTREMTTAATPVEAAL from the coding sequence ATGCAAACTGTTGTGAACTTATGGCCGTTGATCGGCGTACTTGTGATCGTGGTTGGCTTTGTTTTGCGTTTCAATCCGCTGTTGGTGGTCACCGCCGCAGCTATCGCCACCGGGCTCGCTGCCCACTTCCCGCTGGAGAAAATCCTCGCCACTATGGGGGATGGTTTCCTACAGACTCGCGCCCTGCAATTGATCCTGTTGTTGCCCCTCGCCGTCATCGGTTTGCTGGAGCGCCACGGCTTGCGCCTGCACGCGCAGAACTGGATTGCGCGGTTTGAGCGCGCCACGGTCGGACGCCTGCTGATCATCTATCTGTTTGTACGCGAATCCACTGCAGCCATGGGCTTGACCAGCCTCGGCGGACACCCGCAGATGGTGCGCCCGCTACTGGCCCCGATGGCCGAAGGCGCGGCGGAAAAGCGCTACGGCAAACTGCCGGACAAACTGCGTCACAAGGTGTTGGCCATGTGCGCCGCCACCGATAACGTCGGCCTGTTTTTTGGTGAGGACATCTTCGTCGCCTTTGGTGCGATTGCGTTGATGCATACCTTCCTGCTCGGTTCGGGGATTGATGTGGAGCCGCTGCACATTGCGGTGTGGGGTATTCCTACGGCGATTTGCGCCTTTATCATTCACGCGCTCCGACTTCATCGGTTTGACCGAAGACTGACCCGCGAGATGACGACCGCCGCGACCCCTGTGGAGGCCGCGCTATGA
- a CDS encoding DHA2 family efflux MFS transporter permease subunit, with amino-acid sequence MSSATPDSAAQNRLSLQTSLIALVVAVTFFMENLDATVIATALPTMASAFGVTPVDMNIGITAYILAVAIFIPLSSWVADRFGARRVFAGAITLFTLASLLCGLSQSIEMFVFARVLQGIGGALMVPVGRLAVLRNTDKKDLVKMIAIITWPGLVAPILGPLVGGLIVTHASWPWIFYVNLPLGALALAAALWLVPEDREASVRQFDAKGFVLLAGACVALLGGLEWLGNQTGERLIPGAVLVAAGIALAVWAVHHCRHASDPLLPLETLSIDTFRVSIYGGSLFRLAISALPFLLPLLFQVAFGLSPVDAGLLVLAVFAGNLAMKPFTTAIMRRYGFRRVLLVNGIIGVVSIAACALFTVQTPFVLIAAVLFVGGLSRSMQFTCYNSIGFADVPKPRMSEASALFSMSFQLAMGMGVTVAALLLRASMTLQGHEMQAQVGDFRVAFVGVALLGAWALVDVYRLTVGAGESVLNRQ; translated from the coding sequence GTGAGCTCAGCCACTCCAGATTCCGCCGCGCAAAACCGCCTCAGCCTACAAACCAGTCTGATCGCCCTGGTGGTCGCCGTGACCTTCTTCATGGAGAACCTCGACGCCACGGTTATCGCCACCGCGCTGCCAACCATGGCATCGGCCTTTGGCGTGACACCGGTCGACATGAACATCGGCATCACTGCCTATATCCTCGCCGTGGCGATCTTCATACCGCTGTCCAGCTGGGTCGCCGACCGCTTTGGTGCGCGCCGGGTATTCGCTGGCGCAATCACCCTGTTCACCCTCGCTTCGCTGCTCTGCGGGCTCAGCCAAAGTATCGAGATGTTCGTGTTCGCCCGCGTCCTGCAGGGCATCGGCGGCGCATTGATGGTGCCCGTGGGGCGCCTGGCCGTGCTGCGTAATACGGATAAGAAAGACTTGGTGAAAATGATCGCGATCATTACCTGGCCCGGCCTGGTCGCGCCGATTCTGGGGCCGCTGGTCGGCGGCTTGATCGTGACGCATGCATCGTGGCCATGGATCTTCTACGTGAATCTGCCGCTGGGTGCGCTGGCATTGGCCGCCGCACTATGGCTTGTACCGGAAGACCGTGAAGCCAGCGTGCGCCAGTTCGATGCCAAGGGTTTTGTACTGCTGGCAGGCGCCTGTGTGGCCCTGCTGGGCGGGCTGGAATGGCTGGGTAACCAGACCGGTGAACGCCTTATTCCAGGCGCCGTGCTGGTCGCGGCAGGCATCGCGCTGGCAGTGTGGGCCGTGCACCATTGCCGCCATGCCAGCGACCCGTTATTGCCGCTCGAGACCCTGTCCATCGATACATTTCGTGTGAGCATCTATGGCGGCTCGCTGTTTCGCCTGGCCATCAGCGCCCTGCCGTTCCTGCTGCCGCTGCTGTTTCAAGTCGCCTTTGGCTTGTCCCCGGTGGACGCAGGCTTGCTGGTGCTGGCGGTATTCGCTGGCAATCTGGCGATGAAGCCGTTCACCACGGCCATCATGCGCCGCTATGGGTTTCGCCGGGTCTTGCTGGTGAACGGGATAATCGGCGTGGTGTCGATAGCCGCTTGCGCGCTTTTCACGGTGCAGACCCCATTTGTGCTGATCGCGGCCGTGTTATTTGTGGGAGGGTTGTCCCGCTCGATGCAGTTCACCTGCTACAACTCGATCGGCTTCGCGGATGTGCCCAAACCGCGCATGAGTGAGGCCTCGGCACTGTTCAGCATGTCATTCCAGCTGGCCATGGGGATGGGCGTAACGGTGGCGGCGCTGCTGCTACGAGCATCCATGACCCTGCAGGGGCATGAGATGCAGGCACAGGTCGGGGATTTTCGCGTGGCGTTCGTCGGCGTGGCGCTGCTGGGAGCGTGGGCGCTGGTGGATGTGTATCGCTTGACGGTGGGAGCGGGAGAAAGTGTGTTGAATCGACAGTGA
- a CDS encoding NAD(P)/FAD-dependent oxidoreductase has product MANTPYPQSYYAASANAVPPRPMLQGDVETDVCVIGAGYTGLSSALFLLENGFRVTVLEAAKVGFGASGRNGGQIVNSYSRDIDVIERSVGPQQAQLLGQMAFEGGRIIRERVAKYQIQCDLKDGGVFAALNSKHMGHLESQKRLWERYGHTQLELLDERRIREVVACDNYVGGLLDMSGGHIHPLNLALGEAAAVESLGGTIYEQSAAVRIERGANPVIHTAEGKVRAKFIIVAGNAYLGNLVPELAAKSMPCGTQVITTAPLGDELARTLLPQDYCVEDCNYLLDYYRLTSDKRLIFGGGVVYGARDPANIEAIIRPKMLKAFPQLKDVKIDYAWTGNFLLTLSRLPQVGRLGDNIYYSQGCSGHGVTYTHLAGKVLAEALRGQAERFDAFADLPHYPFPGGQLLRTPFAALGAWYYGLRDKLGF; this is encoded by the coding sequence ATGGCGAACACCCCCTACCCCCAGTCGTATTACGCCGCTTCCGCAAATGCAGTTCCGCCACGCCCAATGTTGCAAGGCGACGTCGAAACCGATGTGTGCGTGATTGGCGCCGGCTATACCGGCCTATCCAGCGCGCTGTTTCTGCTGGAGAACGGTTTTCGCGTGACGGTACTGGAAGCCGCCAAGGTGGGTTTTGGTGCGTCGGGCCGCAATGGTGGACAGATCGTCAACAGCTACAGCCGTGACATTGATGTGATCGAGCGCAGCGTCGGCCCGCAACAGGCGCAGTTGCTGGGGCAGATGGCGTTCGAGGGTGGCAGGATCATTCGCGAGCGTGTGGCCAAATACCAGATCCAGTGCGACCTGAAGGACGGCGGCGTGTTCGCGGCACTCAACAGCAAGCACATGGGCCATCTGGAGTCGCAGAAGCGCTTGTGGGAGCGCTACGGCCATACACAGCTGGAGTTGCTGGATGAGCGCCGCATTCGCGAGGTCGTGGCCTGTGACAACTATGTCGGCGGACTGCTGGACATGAGTGGCGGCCATATCCACCCACTCAACCTGGCACTCGGTGAAGCCGCCGCCGTGGAGTCTCTGGGCGGGACGATCTACGAACAATCGGCGGCGGTGCGCATCGAGCGTGGCGCCAACCCGGTGATCCATACGGCAGAAGGTAAAGTCAGGGCCAAGTTCATCATCGTCGCGGGCAATGCCTACCTGGGCAACCTGGTGCCGGAGCTGGCGGCCAAGTCGATGCCCTGTGGCACCCAGGTGATCACGACGGCGCCACTCGGGGATGAGCTGGCCAGGACACTCCTGCCGCAGGATTACTGCGTAGAGGACTGCAACTACCTGCTCGACTACTATCGCCTCACCAGTGACAAGCGCCTGATCTTCGGCGGCGGCGTGGTGTATGGCGCGCGCGACCCGGCGAACATCGAAGCAATCATCCGCCCGAAGATGCTCAAGGCCTTCCCGCAACTCAAGGATGTGAAGATCGACTACGCCTGGACCGGCAACTTCCTGCTGACCCTGTCGCGCTTGCCGCAGGTTGGTCGCCTGGGCGACAACATCTACTACTCACAAGGCTGCAGCGGCCATGGCGTGACGTACACCCACCTGGCGGGCAAGGTGCTGGCGGAAGCGCTGAGAGGCCAGGCAGAGCGCTTCGATGCGTTTGCCGACCTGCCGCACTACCCATTCCCGGGCGGGCAACTGTTGCGCACACCGTTTGCGGCACTGGGAGCTTGGTACTACGGGCTGCGGGATAAGCTGGGCTTCTGA
- a CDS encoding SDR family oxidoreductase, producing the protein MEAAAASNGRVALVTGAARGIGLGIAAWLISEGWQVVLTDLDRERGSKVSKVLGENAWFITMDVADEKQVAQGVAEVLGQFGRLDALVCNAAVADPHNITLESLDLAYWNRVLAVNLSGPMLLAKHCAPYLRAHGGAIVNLASTRARQSEPDTEAYAASKGGLLALTHALAISLGPEVRVNAVSPGWIDARDPAARRAEPLTDADHAQHPAGRVGTVEDVAAMVAWLLSRQAGFVTGQEFVVDGGMSKKMIYSE; encoded by the coding sequence CTGGAGGCCGCGGCGGCCAGTAATGGGCGCGTCGCCCTGGTGACGGGCGCGGCGCGGGGTATTGGTCTCGGGATTGCGGCGTGGCTGATCAGCGAAGGCTGGCAGGTGGTCTTGACCGACCTCGACCGCGAGCGCGGTTCCAAGGTGTCCAAGGTGCTGGGCGAAAACGCCTGGTTTATCACCATGGACGTGGCTGACGAGAAACAGGTGGCCCAGGGGGTCGCCGAAGTCCTGGGGCAATTCGGTCGCCTGGACGCGTTGGTCTGTAACGCTGCGGTGGCCGACCCGCACAACATCACCCTGGAAAGCCTTGACCTGGCTTACTGGAATCGCGTGCTGGCCGTTAACCTCAGTGGGCCGATGTTGCTGGCCAAGCACTGTGCGCCTTACCTGCGTGCCCACGGCGGCGCCATCGTCAACCTGGCGTCGACCCGGGCTCGTCAGTCGGAGCCGGATACCGAGGCTTATGCGGCGAGCAAGGGTGGCCTGTTGGCCCTTACTCACGCCTTGGCGATCAGCCTCGGGCCGGAAGTGCGGGTGAATGCGGTCAGTCCTGGCTGGATTGATGCCCGTGATCCAGCTGCGCGGCGTGCCGAGCCTTTGACCGATGCCGATCATGCCCAGCATCCGGCGGGCAGGGTGGGTACGGTAGAGGACGTGGCAGCGATGGTGGCGTGGTTGCTGTCGCGCCAGGCCGGGTTTGTCACCGGGCAAGAGTTTGTGGTGGACGGTGGCATGAGCAAGAAGATGATTTACAGCGAGTAG
- a CDS encoding O-succinylhomoserine sulfhydrylase translates to MSQEWDAGRLDSDLDGVAFDTLAVRAGQHRTPEGEHGDPMFFTSSYVFRTAADAAARFAGEVPGNVYSRYTNPTVRAFEERIAALEGAEQAVATATGMAAILAVVMSLCSAGDHVLVSRSVFGSTISLFEKYFKRFGIEVDYVPLADLSRWGAAIKSNTKLLFVESPSNPLAELVDIAALSEVAHAKGAMLVVDNCFCTPALQQPLKLGADIVVHSATKFIDGQGRCMGGVVAGRSEQMKEVVGFLRTAGPTLSPFNAWIFLKGLETLSLRMKAHCANAQALAEWLEQQDGIEKVHYAGLKSHPQHALAQRQQRGFGAVVSFEVKGGKEGAWRFIDATRLISITANLGDSKTTITHPSTTSHGRLAPQEREAAGIRDSLIRIAVGLEDVTDLQADLARGLAAL, encoded by the coding sequence ATGAGTCAGGAATGGGATGCCGGTCGCTTGGACAGCGACCTCGATGGCGTAGCTTTCGATACCCTGGCTGTGCGCGCCGGCCAGCACCGTACCCCGGAAGGTGAGCACGGTGACCCGATGTTCTTCACCTCCAGCTACGTGTTCCGCACAGCGGCCGACGCCGCGGCGCGCTTTGCTGGCGAAGTGCCGGGTAACGTTTATTCCCGCTACACCAACCCGACTGTGCGCGCGTTCGAAGAGCGTATTGCGGCCCTGGAAGGCGCAGAGCAGGCGGTGGCAACGGCCACCGGCATGGCGGCGATCCTGGCGGTGGTGATGAGCCTGTGCAGTGCCGGCGACCACGTGCTGGTGTCGCGCAGCGTGTTCGGTTCGACCATCAGCCTGTTCGAGAAGTATTTCAAGCGCTTCGGTATCGAAGTGGACTACGTGCCCTTGGCGGATCTGTCCAGGTGGGGTGCGGCAATCAAGTCCAACACCAAGCTGCTGTTCGTCGAGTCGCCGTCCAATCCGTTGGCCGAGTTGGTGGATATCGCCGCGTTGTCCGAAGTGGCTCACGCCAAAGGCGCGATGCTGGTGGTCGACAACTGTTTCTGCACGCCTGCCTTGCAGCAGCCGCTGAAGCTGGGCGCGGACATTGTGGTGCACTCGGCCACCAAGTTTATCGATGGCCAGGGCCGTTGCATGGGCGGCGTGGTTGCCGGTCGCAGCGAGCAGATGAAGGAGGTGGTGGGCTTCCTGCGCACCGCCGGCCCGACCCTGAGCCCGTTCAACGCCTGGATCTTCCTCAAGGGCCTGGAAACCCTCAGCCTGCGCATGAAGGCCCATTGCGCCAACGCCCAGGCCCTGGCCGAGTGGCTGGAGCAGCAGGACGGTATCGAAAAAGTGCATTACGCCGGCCTCAAGAGCCACCCGCAGCACGCGTTGGCCCAGCGCCAGCAACGTGGTTTCGGCGCCGTGGTAAGTTTCGAAGTGAAGGGCGGCAAAGAGGGCGCCTGGCGCTTTATCGATGCGACGCGCCTGATCTCCATCACGGCCAACCTGGGCGACAGCAAGACCACCATTACCCATCCGAGCACCACGTCCCACGGACGCCTGGCGCCGCAGGAGCGTGAGGCGGCCGGTATCCGGGACAGCCTGATCCGCATCGCGGTCGGCCTGGAAGATGTCACGGATCTGCAGGCTGACCTGGCTCGCGGGCTGGCTGCCTTGTGA
- the purF gene encoding amidophosphoribosyltransferase, whose protein sequence is MCGIVGIVGKSNVNQALYDALTVLQHRGQDAAGIVTSHDGRLFLRKDNGLVRDVFHQRHMQRLVGHMGIGHVRYPTAGSSTSAEAQPFYVNSPYGITLAHNGNLTNVEQLAKEIYESDLRHVNTSSDSEVLLNVFAHELAQRGKLQPTEEDVFAAVIDVHNRCVGGYAVVAMITGYGIVGFRDPHGIRPIVFGQRHTDEGVEYMIASESVSLDVLGFTLIRDLAPGEAVYITEDGKLHTRQCAVAPKLTPCIFEHVYLARPDSIIDGVSVYKARLRMGEKLADKILRERPEHDIDVVIPIPDTSRTAALELANHLGVKFREGFVKNRYIGRTFIMPGQAARKKSVRQKLNAIELEFRGKNVMLVDDSIVRGTTCKQIIQMAREAGAKNVYFCSAAPAVRYPNVYGIDMPSAHELIAHNRTTQDVADLIGADWLIYQDLPDLIEAVGGGKIKIEQFDCAVFDGKYVTGDVDEAYLNKIEQARNDSSKIKTQAVSAIIDLYNN, encoded by the coding sequence ATGTGTGGCATCGTCGGTATCGTCGGTAAGTCGAACGTCAATCAGGCGCTGTATGACGCGCTAACCGTCCTCCAGCACCGCGGCCAGGACGCTGCCGGTATTGTGACCAGCCACGACGGCCGGTTATTCCTGCGCAAGGACAATGGCCTGGTACGTGACGTGTTCCATCAGCGTCACATGCAGCGCCTCGTCGGGCACATGGGCATTGGCCATGTGCGTTACCCGACCGCCGGTAGCTCGACGTCGGCCGAAGCTCAGCCGTTCTACGTCAACTCGCCTTACGGCATTACCCTGGCGCATAACGGTAACCTGACCAACGTTGAGCAACTGGCCAAGGAGATTTACGAATCTGACCTGCGCCACGTCAACACCAGCTCAGACTCGGAAGTGCTGCTCAACGTGTTCGCCCACGAGCTGGCCCAGCGCGGCAAGCTGCAGCCGACCGAAGAAGATGTGTTCGCCGCCGTGATCGACGTGCATAACCGTTGCGTCGGCGGTTATGCCGTCGTTGCGATGATCACCGGCTACGGCATCGTCGGCTTCCGTGACCCCCACGGTATTCGTCCGATCGTGTTCGGCCAGCGTCACACCGACGAAGGCGTCGAGTACATGATCGCGTCCGAAAGCGTGTCCCTGGACGTGCTGGGCTTCACTCTGATCCGCGACCTCGCGCCGGGCGAAGCGGTGTACATCACCGAAGACGGCAAACTGCACACCCGTCAGTGCGCTGTCGCGCCGAAACTCACCCCGTGCATCTTCGAACACGTCTACCTGGCGCGTCCGGATTCGATCATCGATGGTGTGTCGGTGTACAAGGCGCGCCTGCGCATGGGCGAGAAGCTGGCCGACAAGATCCTGCGCGAGCGTCCCGAGCACGACATCGACGTGGTGATCCCGATCCCGGACACCAGCCGTACTGCTGCGCTGGAATTGGCCAACCACCTGGGCGTCAAGTTCCGCGAAGGCTTCGTGAAGAACCGTTACATCGGTCGCACCTTCATCATGCCGGGCCAGGCGGCCCGCAAGAAGTCGGTGCGCCAGAAGCTCAACGCCATCGAACTGGAATTTCGCGGCAAGAACGTGATGCTGGTGGACGACTCCATCGTACGCGGCACCACCTGCAAGCAAATCATCCAGATGGCCCGTGAGGCCGGTGCGAAGAACGTGTACTTCTGTTCCGCAGCGCCTGCCGTGCGTTACCCGAACGTGTACGGTATCGACATGCCGAGCGCCCACGAACTGATCGCCCACAACCGCACGACCCAGGACGTGGCCGACCTGATCGGCGCCGATTGGCTGATCTACCAGGACCTGCCGGACCTGATCGAAGCGGTCGGCGGTGGCAAGATCAAGATCGAGCAGTTCGACTGCGCCGTGTTCGACGGCAAGTACGTGACCGGTGACGTCGACGAGGCCTACCTGAACAAGATCGAGCAGGCGCGTAACGACTCGTCGAAGATCAAGACCCAGGCGGTCAGCGCGATCATCGATCTGTACAACAACTGA
- a CDS encoding CvpA family protein: protein MPFTWVDWAIVAIVAISALISLSRGFVKEALSLLTWIIAGVVAWMFGGSLSVYLAGYIETPSARVIAGCAIMFIATLLVGAMVNYLIGELIRVTGLSGTDRFLGMAFGAARGALLVVVAVGLLSLGPVQQDSWWQESVLVPKFLLVADWSKNLILGWSSQWLASGISVPADLPFKEHLLPAKTPQ from the coding sequence GTGCCATTTACCTGGGTTGACTGGGCGATCGTTGCAATCGTCGCCATCTCCGCTTTGATCAGTCTAAGCCGCGGCTTCGTAAAAGAAGCACTGTCGTTGCTGACCTGGATCATCGCAGGAGTCGTAGCCTGGATGTTCGGCGGTTCGTTGTCGGTCTACCTGGCCGGATACATCGAGACACCTTCGGCTCGCGTCATCGCGGGCTGCGCCATCATGTTCATCGCCACGCTGCTGGTGGGGGCAATGGTCAATTATCTTATTGGCGAGTTGATACGTGTCACCGGCCTCTCCGGGACCGATCGATTTCTCGGCATGGCCTTCGGTGCCGCGCGTGGTGCGTTGCTGGTGGTCGTGGCGGTCGGGCTGTTGAGCCTGGGGCCGGTACAGCAGGATTCGTGGTGGCAGGAGTCGGTACTCGTGCCAAAATTTCTATTGGTTGCAGATTGGTCCAAGAACCTCATATTGGGGTGGAGCAGTCAGTGGCTGGCCAGCGGAATCAGCGTACCCGCTGATCTTCCGTTCAAGGAACACCTCTTGCCGGCCAAAACGCCGCAGTAA